One part of the Glycine soja cultivar W05 chromosome 11, ASM419377v2, whole genome shotgun sequence genome encodes these proteins:
- the LOC114374366 gene encoding basic leucine zipper 61-like produces MAQLPPKIPTIPQNWPSFPHQRVPSMANFNPTTSTTTATTTPPPPSWVDEFLDFSSARRGAHRRSASDSITFLEAPFLEECRAGFDRLDEDQLISMFSDDIAAASLPPPPPLSSASNPSSPASDQNSSEEKPMEMALDVKPKAETLEEESSYKDEEAAPQPSAIATCTETVVDPKRVKRILANRQSAQRSRVRKLQYISELERSVTTLQTEVSALSPRVAFLDHQRLILNVDNSALKQRIAALAQDKIFKDAHQEALKKEIERLRQIYHQQNLQKMNNNLQQTTPTSQPQQQPMQLHHHQQPIAVSQPLGCKDNKEQLLS; encoded by the exons ATGGCACAATTACCTCCTAAAATACCAACCATACCCCAGAATTGGCCATCTTTCCCTCACCAAAGGGTACCCTCAATGGCCAACTTCAACCCCACAACCTCAACTACCACCGCCACTACGACTCCCCCGCCGCCTTCATGGGTCGACGAGTTTCTCGACTTCTCGTCGGCCCGGCGGGGGGCCCACCGGCGATCCGCCAGCGACTCCATCACATTCCTCGAGGCGCCTTTTCTCGAGGAATGTCGAGCCGGATTCGACCGGCTCGACGAGGACCAGCTGATTTCCATGTTCTCCGACGACATTGCTGCGGCGTCgctgccgccgccgccgccgctgTCGTCGGCGTCCAACCCCTCCTCGCCGGCCTCCGACCAAAACAGCAGCGAGGAGAAGCCGATGGAAATGGCGCTGGACGTGAAGCCGAAGGCGGAAACCCTTGAAGAGGAAAGCTCGTACAAGGATGAGGAGGCGGCGCCGCAACCCTCCGCCATCGCCACCTGCACTGAAACCGTTGTTGATCCCAAGAGGGTCAAAAG AATTTTGGCTAACAGGCAATCAGCTCAGAGGTCAAGGGTAAGAAAGCTGCAATACATTTCTGAGCTTGAAAGGAGCGTAACAACTTTGCAG ACGGAGGTATCAGCATTGTCACCTCGAGTTGCATTCCTGGACCATCAACGTTTGATTCTTAATGTCGACAATAGTGCCTTGAAGCAACGCATTGCTGCTTTGGCCCAAGACAAGATTTTCAAAGACG CTCACCAAGAAGCATTAAAGAAGGAAATAGAGAGACTAAGGCAAATCTATCACCAACAGAACCTACAAAAGATGAACAACAATCTTCAACAAACCACACCAACATCACAGCCACAACAACAACCAATGCAActtcatcatcatcagcagcCGATAGCAGTGTCTCAACCATTGGGATGCAAGGACAACAAGGAGCAGCTCCTCAGTTGA